From the Candida dubliniensis CD36 chromosome 2, complete sequence genome, the window atcaaattggaaattctTGATCAATTACTTTTACCTTATTCAACAACCTATATTCCCATCACTAGTATTGAGGATGCCTTTAAAGCCATTAAATTAATGCAAGTTAGAGGTGCTCCTGCAATTGCCATTGTTGGTGCGTTTTCTGTTGTCGTTGAAGTTTCCAATTATTTAAAGCAATCTGATTCAAATCGGAAAACTATCGAAAACTTGAATGATTCTTTGGATTATTTAATCACATCTAGACCAACAGCAGTAAATCTTGCCAATGCCttaaatgatattaaacaattattacaagaatttaatgatactgatattattaatgaaaaaatatatcaacaaatatatGATTATGCAATCGCTTTAtatgatgaagatttagctaataataaaaagattGGTGAGAATGGAttgaaatatattattaatacttTAACTGAACAAAATTTCAAAGGACCTTTTTCCATAATGACAATTTGTAATACTGGATCATTAGCCACATCAGGACATGGAACTGCATTAGGAATTATTCGTTCAACATATCAAgctttacaaaaaaataattctaaagaagaattttgGTTAGATCATATTTATCCTTGTGAAACTAGACCTTATAATCAAGGAGCTAAATTAACTACTTATGAATTAGATTATGAACAAATCCCATTCACTTTAATTTGTGATAATATGGTTTCTTCGTTGATTAATACTTTaagtgatgatgataacaAAAAACCTATTAAAACTAACCAAATTTCCCCAgtcaaattcattattgtcGGTGCTGAtagaattgttgaaaatggtGATACAGCAAATAAAATTGGAACCTTTCAATTATCAACTATtgcaaattttttcaataacaataaattcattcaacaacaactgaaGTCTAACAccacaaaaacaacaataaataaagaaattaaatttattgttgCCGCTCCGAAAACTACTATTGATTTAAACACTAAAACTGGTGatgatattgttattgaagAAAGACCAGCTAATGAATTAACAACTTTAGTTGGTCCATTGTTGAATGAAGCAGGAGATGTGGGTGAAAAATTGACTGTTGGAATCGCCACACCAGGGATATCGGTTTGGAATCCAGCATTTGATGTCACTCCTcatgaattgattgatagTATTGTTACCGAAGATCCTCATGTTTTCACCAAAGATGAAAATGGGgaatttaatttgattaaatagatctatacatatatatatatatatatataaatatataattatttataattagAAGAATATTAGAATGGAATGGAGTAACcgatatatatatatatatatatataaaactaTCCATTTGATTGAGACAGAGATTGTGTTGTTTCTATACCTAATTCAGACATAATCTTTCCTGCTCTTTCATCACCTAAAACTCGATGTAAGATTTTACCAACTGTGTCTGAAGCACCACGATCTCGAACAATCATAccaattttcaaaaccaattgattttgatgttCTTTATAACTACCAATAACATCATTGAAATCTACTTCAGAAACGGTAAGTATATCCATAATTTTCATAACTACCtcaagaaacaaataacATACACAAATGTTTGTAACTGTTATGTGTTTCAAACCAGCAGTTTTTGTAGCTCCTGCTCCAAGAACAGCTTGTGATGCCTTAGAATTCATGTCCTTGAAATatgttaataaattattttcgATCGTTGATGTATAATTGGGGAATGCTTTACTGATCACAAGATAATCTTTAATTTGTGGCAAGATTTTTAATACCAAACTAGGAACCAGGAATTCTTGTTCTCCAATGATAAGCTTTTTGGAATAATCAGAGccagaaccagaaccagaaccagaaccagaacTAGACACAGACGAAAGCTCACCgccatttttttcttccacTGAATCTGTTTTTTGTTCATCTGATTcataaaaatcaaaatctttCAACCAAGTATCTCCAGAAAACCCCGATGATCCATTCAGACTAATATATTCACCATAACCAATAAACtcattaataatgatttgagcagaaacaaataaatctGATTTATCAGtgattttccaattttccTTCATACACTCATTTATCATACTCTTTACCGAATTGACATGAACTCTATgaacaaaataattaaCATGGTTATTAAACCATTCACTCAACACATTTCCTGCACCATTAAATGCAAATGCCGGATTAATCATTTCACATTCTTGTAAATAAGCTGAGGTTATAGAATATAACCTGAAATAAAATGGAATGGGTAAATCTCCAGTTTGTTCCAGTCGTACATTAATAACTTTCATTAATCTAATTTGAGTCAATTCTATAGCCTTATGAATGGCATTAGTAATGTCCAAGGACATAATGTCTATGTCACTAGTTGGTGGGATACTTGTCAATGCaatatctaataataatttttgatgAACAGTAAGTCGTCTTAAACATTCTGAAAGTTGTGCATAGGTCTGGGAAAGCATGTTTTCAAACTCTTTCGGTGTTAAtgtttttatatttgagCTTAATGcatttgattgttttggTGGTGCTGATGCTGGCGCTGGTTCTGCATTTGGAATTGGTGATGCTCGTGATGAAGTGTTGGACATATCTGTCAGTTTTTGTAAGGgtaaattttgtttaatgatatttttaatttcagtaataaattttgattGGTAGTTGGAATATGCTTGTGATAAAGATCCTGCCTTGGCCAAATTACTAACAAACTCACGCAAAgtagtttttgttgtttcatcaaaattgaGATAGGTGGTATTAATTGGATTAGAATTATATTTCTTAGTTTTATCCTTATTGACATATATTCTGTTCAAAGTATCCTTGACAGGAACGTTATTAAAATGGTGTCTCAAGTCTTCTACTAATAACTCAACAAACCCATCAATGTATCCTTTAGAGCATTCACGTTTAAGAGTTGCCAAATCATTTTgtaaatgaataaatgcAGGTAAATACGATAAATCAATAAGATTTAGTTTTGGATATATTTTTTGgatttcttcatcagtaATATCCTCATGGTCAACTCCttttaacaaattttcCACGGcagaaatttgatttaaccCTTTGGAATAATCACCATGAgtaaatgatttattggCTAGTTGAAATAATGATGTGATGTACTGTATTTGCAATAAGGATTGTTCAAGAGTTTCAacatttcttctttcaatcATTTTATGTAATATATCAAGACCTTTACGTGATTGGTTTCTCTCTAATTGATCAACTTTATTCATAAGCGTATGATAATTGGTGACACAATCGGTGGATTTCTTTTGAATATTCTCAATATCTCCAATTGTACTGAAAAATGAATCGGAAGATTTGGCAATTTCATCTACTAAATTCATTTCCACAATATCCAAATAATctgataatttttcttgtaattcTGTATTATTAGTGATACTCAGATTAGGgtcattttcatcaaacaTTAGTGTAGTGCCTTTCAAGACTTGTTTAAATATTCTCGGATCATCTAATCGAAAATCTGGATCTTGGAAAACTTGAGGAATAGAGTCTAATTGTGttgataattcttttgGATTTTCTATTGATGTAGGAGATGATGGCGATGAAGTAGAAGAATCAATGCTAGATTTACGTTCATTTTGGGACAATTTCAGCAATATATCTTCAGTTAAAGGGTTATAACTTGACTCAAACTTTTTATATTCTGAAGCAATGGTTTTCACATATTTTTCATCCAATTCTTTACTGGAaactttatttttcaatttgactAATTGAATTTGCGGTATATCTTTCGTTGTGGGTGTATTCACATGATATATAGTCGTAGCCCCTCCATTTAATGTCACGTGTGATTTTGGAGCTCGATGACGTTTAGCTCTAGAAATATCTGAACCAATTGTTAATGCATAGATTGAATTGGGACCTAATGGTGAATATATATCATCTTTTTGGTCCTCTAGGTTtgcaaaattgaaaaaagtcCCTGACAGAATATAactttcattatcaatgcTAGTTCTATAGTTGGTTGAAATCGCTGATCCAGTACGTCTATGTCCACGACGAGGGTGtatgttattgttattgggGGTCTTGTTATTGACGTTGCTGGTGCTGGATAGTATTGAATTAGAAGAATTTTCTGAAGGTACTActaaatcatcattcaaatttataCTGCTATCATCCATGGACACACGACTAGGTAGATTCAAAGAATCTTCAGTCATATTGGGGGGGTGGAGGTGTTGATAGTGTGTATGTTAAATTCACTAAATCTGTtttgatcaaattgattctatttttttttttttttggacttgttgttgatttttcttttttttgccgATTTAGGTTTTTTTACAACACATTTATTGCAACGAAAGAACAAGAGGgttttcccttttttttaaaaaaaagtcttcttctttctacATACAATCATTAACAGAGAAAGATTTATGTCTATTAATGTCTTGTAAATAGATATGGGAATATACACAAAAAATGTTTAGGAACTTAGAATCTTAGTTTATCAGAGAAGAATTCCATGTGTTGTCTATATATTTAACTATTACGAGGGTGTGGAcgcagcagcagcagcagcaaatCTTTACTTGGATCAATGAAAACCATAACCTTCTTCATTGGATAAACACAGATTTATGATTTCTTAAAATTGGTGATAATTTTAATGTTGTCATACAGGGGATATATATTAACAAAATAATCATTAGGAAGTTATTAAGATTTTCCCATACTTTGGAggtttatatatatttatcggattttgaattgatttttttttttccttccccccccccccccaacTAGCTAGCTAGCTAGCTAGCTtcccattattattactaataTTTCCGGAATTACACAAATTTTTATAACcatgaaaaatataatttaacgccacttttttttccttattctttattactgtttcttctttctttactTATTCAACCAGAAACTTCgaaagaaaacaacaactccatttattcattctaatattctttcattaattaacaTGTCTTCCgaaaataaacaaactgAATCCAAACCAAAACCATGTTGTGTTTGtattgaagaaagaaaaaaaagagatgAATGTACTTTATTCAAAGGTATAGAAAGTGAAGATTGTAAACtgattattaatcaatataCTTCATGTATGAAAAGTTATGGTTTTACTCCAAAtccaatcaattaaaatagAGACTTATTGCCAACAAAATACCAAAGGTTTATGATAAACATCCTTCACCCGTTACCATTATATTCTTGTACATAGAAAGAGACctaaaaatttatttatatttgtttctaataataaatgtatCTGTataatatatgtatgtatttatatattctaTACATCATTATAAGTACCATAATTGCTTTTATTATGTGATTCTCCAAGTA encodes:
- a CDS encoding cpf1 genetically-interacting protein 1, putative (Similar to S. cerevisiae VPS54;~In S. cerevisiae: component of the GARP (Golgi-associated retrograde protein) complex, Vps51p-Vps52p-Vps53p-Vps54p, which is required for the recycling of proteins from endosomes to the late Golgi; potentially phosphorylated by Cdc28p.), translating into MTEDSLNLPSRVSMDDSSINLNDDLVVPSENSSNSILSSTSNVNNKTPNNNNIHPRRGHRRTGSAISTNYRTSIDNESYISSGTFFNFANLEDQKDDIYSPLGPNSIYALTIGSDISRAKRHRAPKSHVTLNGGATTIYHVNTPTTKDIPQIQLVKLKNKVSSKELDEKYVKTIASEYKKFESSYNPLTEDILSKLSQNERKSSIDSSTSSPSSPTSIENPKELSTQLDSIPQVFQDPDFRLDDPRIFKQVLKGTTLMFDENDPNSSITNNTELQEKLSDYLDIVEMNLVDEIAKSSDSFFSTIGDIENIQKKSTDCVTNYHTLMNKVDQLERNQSRKGLDILHKMIERRNVETLEQSLLQIQYITSLFQLANKSFTHGDYSKGLNQISAVENLLKGVDHEDITDEEIQKIYPKLNLIDLSYLPAFIHLQNDLATLKRECSKGYIDGFVELLVEDLRHHFNNVPVKDTLNRIYVNKDKTKKYNSNPINTTYLNFDETTKTTLREFVSNLAKAGSLSQAYSNYQSKFITEIKNIIKQNLPLQKSTDMSNTSSRASPIPNAEPAPASAPPKQSNALSSNIKTLTPKEFENMLSQTYAQLSECLRRLTVHQKLLLDIALTSIPPTSDIDIMSLDITNAIHKAIELTQIRLMKVINVRSEQTGDLPIPFYFRLYSITSAYLQECEMINPAFAFNGAGNVLSEWFNNHVNYFVHRVHVNSVKSMINECMKENWKITDKSDLFVSAQIIINEFIGYGEYISSNGSSGFSGDTWLKDFDFYESDEQKTDSVEEKNGGELSSVSSSGSGSGSGSGSDYSKKLIIGEQEFSVPSLVLKILPQIKDYLVISKAFPNYTSTIENNLLTYFKDMNSKASQAVLGAGATKTAGLKHITVTNICVCYLFLEVVMKIMDILTVSEVDFNDVIGSYKEHQNQLVLKIGMIVRDRGASDTVGKILHRVLGDERAGKIMSELGIETTQSSSQSNG
- a CDS encoding methylthioribose-1-phosphate isomerase, putative (sequence similarity to regulatory subunit of eIF2B, see literature refs. in Q06489;~In S. cerevisiae: methylthioribose-1-phosphate isomerase catalyzes the isomerization of 5-methylthioribose-1-phosphate to 5-methylthioribulose-1-phosphate in the methionine salvage pathway.) → MSTTTRTLQAIKFDRNNIKLEILDQLLLPYSTTYIPITSIEDAFKAIKLMQVRGAPAIAIVGAFSVVVEVSNYLKQSDSNRKTIENLNDSLDYLITSRPTAVNLANALNDIKQLLQEFNDTDIINEKIYQQIYDYAIALYDEDLANNKKIGENGLKYIINTLTEQNFKGPFSIMTICNTGSLATSGHGTALGIIRSTYQALQKNNSKEEFWLDHIYPCETRPYNQGAKLTTYELDYEQIPFTLICDNMVSSLINTLSDDDNKKPIKTNQISPVKFIIVGADRIVENGDTANKIGTFQLSTIANFFNNNKFIQQQSKSNTTKTTINKEIKFIVAAPKTTIDLNTKTGDDIVIEERPANELTTLVGPLLNEAGDVGEKLTVGIATPGISVWNPAFDVTPHELIDSIVTEDPHVFTKDENGEFNLIK